The Papaver somniferum cultivar HN1 chromosome 3, ASM357369v1, whole genome shotgun sequence genome includes a region encoding these proteins:
- the LOC113359025 gene encoding aspartic proteinase CDR1-like, producing the protein MASSSGKKPVITMVVLILASCFISTSFSARVVSDPKPNTNPLGFTARLIHRDSPHSPFYNPKLTSTDRLRSAIQRSSDRYNHYTGNTVVPNEMRAPVSYRTFEYVISHRIGTPAVDTYSIIDTGSDLTWLQCRPCDNCYDQEIPIFDPRKSTSYVKVGCEDDFCKEEYGTTCDRDGTSCRYVLDYADAGHSKGILSTETFGFQDDTRTGNIDLLEIKFGCGHNNSFSYLDHETGTKGVPGLIGFSKEPLSFISQLAFDHFSHCLVPSKWNETSLLRFGIDAIITNDTTPMMDHGNITTADYYVKLEGISVGKTRLNIPNGTFDISEEGDGGVIIDTGFGQTHLIRTAYDPLIAEMKKQIELEPTLDPKENVFDFCYQTDTSQTTADTIGMPEITLHLSGLDFVLTRWNIWLDRGHGVVCLTLLPAKDDLTVIGAEHLQNVNVGYDLRKKLISLQNRDCMQT; encoded by the coding sequence ATGGCTTCCTCATCAGGTAAAAAACCTGTCATCACGATGGTTGTTCTTATTCTTGCATCATGTTTCATCTCTACTTCATTCTCTGCAAGGGTGGTCTCTGATCCTAAACCCAACACGAATCCGCTCGGTTTTACGGCGCGTCTAATCCATCGTGATTCACCGCACTCGCCATTCTATAACCCTAAACTTACAAGCACTGACAGATTGAGAAGCGCGATACAGCGATCTTCCGACCGGTATAACCACTACACAGGCAATACCGTGGTACCTAATGAAATGCGAGCACCTGTTAGTTATCGCACCTTCGAGTATGTCATAAGCCATCGCATAGGAACACCGGCAGTGGACACCTATTCCATCATAGACACAGGTAGCGATTTAACGTGGCTCCAGTGCAGACCATGCGACAATTGCTACGACCAGGAAATACCCATATTCGACCCACGCAAATCTACTAGTTACGTTAAAGTTGGTtgcgaagatgatttttgcaaggAAGAATATGGAACCACATGCGACAGAGACGGTACTTCTTGCCGCTACGTATTGGATTATGCGGACGCTGGGCATTCCAAAGGGATTTTGTCAACTGAAACATTCGGCTTTCAAGATGATACTCGTACCGGAAACATTGATTTACTAGAAATAAAATTCGGTTGCGGACACAATAACAGCTTTTCGTACCTAGATCACGAAACTGGAACGAAGGGAGTACCAGGATTGATTGGTTTTAGTAAAGAACCTTTGTCTTTCATTTCACAACTAGCTTTCGATCACTTTTCCCATTGCTTAGTGCCAAGTAAATGGAACGAGACAAGTCTGTTACGCTTCGGAATAGACGCAATTATCACTAACGATACTACTCCAATGATGGATCATGGGAATATTACTACTGCAGATTATTATGTGAAGCTGGAAGGAATCAGTGTTGGCAAGACCAGACTCAATATCCCGAACGGAACCTTCGACATTTCAGAAGAGGGTGACGGAGGGGTGATTATTGATACTGGTTTTGGGCAGACGCATCTTATTCGAACAGCATATGATCCGTTGATTGCAGAAATGAAGAAACAGATTGAACTGGAACCGACGCTTGATCCGAAGGAGAATGTTTTTGACTTTTGTTACCAGACTGATACGAGTCAGACGACAGCGGACACAATTGGTATGCCTGAAATAACCCTCCATCTAAGTGGTCTGGATTTTGTTTTAACAAGATGGAACATCTGGTTAGATCGTGGTCATGGCGTTGTATGCCTAACTCTGTTACCAGCAAAAGATGATCTGACAGTCATAGGAGCAGAACATCTACAGAATGTTAATGTAGGGTATGATTTGCGAAAGAAATTAATTTCTCTCCAGAACAGGGATTGCATGcaaacttaa